A window of Micromonospora eburnea genomic DNA:
GGCCGTAGGATGCGAGGCCGATGTGGCATGCGACCGGCGAGGAGCGATACATGGGTCAGGCAGCGGTAGGTAGTGGCGACCAGCAAGTCCCGATCGCCGACGACCAGCTGCCTGAGGACGTGATCATCGACCTGATCACCGGCGACGCGGTCAAGGAGACCGAGAAGGAGAAGGTCCGGCAGGAGCTCATCCGGGGTCTCTGGCGGGAGTACCGGATCCCCCTGGCCGATATGGCCCGTGACTTTCCGGTGCCGACCCTTACCGAGGAGGGCCGCCGGCGCATCCGCCGCGCGGACATCGCGATCTTCCGGCCGGGCACCGCGCACACCGCCGACAACGTGCAGCGGGTAGTGATCTGCAAGCCGCGCCCGAAGAACGGCAAGGTCACCAAGATCCGCACCCATGAGCAGGCCCGGCGCGACCTGGAAGAGCTGGAAGTGCTCATGGGCTACGACCTGGCACTCCAGATCGAGTATGGGATGTGGGCCAACGGCGTCGACTACTTCTTTCTGCACAAGAAGCAGGAACGGTTCGGGGTCACCTACCACCCTATGACTAGTTGGCCGCTGGTCAACGACAGTCTCGCCGGCCCCAATAGCCTGATCTCGGCTGCTAAGTTGCGTCGAGGCGAAGCGGGCATGCTCAAGACTGCCTTCCGTCGCTGCCACAACTACATTCACGGCAACGAGGGCATGTCCAAGGACGCCGCCTTCTGGCAGTTCCTCTACCTTCTCTTCGCCAAGGTCCACGACGAGCAGGTGAGCAAGGGTGATCCGAACGCCCGCCGGTTCTACGCCCTGCCCGAGGAGCCTTACGACGACGAGGGCCGGCGAAAGATCCGACGGCGGGTGCTCGACCTCTTCGCCGAGGTGAAGCAGGAATACCCCGACTTCACTGCACGGGACGAGATCACTCTCTCCGACCGGGCGCTCGCCTTCATCGTCAGTGAGCTCGGGGCCTACGACCTCGACGACACCGAGATCGACGTCAAGGGGCTCGCCTATCAGGAGCTGGTCGGCACCAATCTGCGTGGTGACCGGGGGCAGTACTTCACCCCCCGGGGAGCTGTGCAGTTGATGGTCGACATCCTCGATCCGCAGGCGGACGAGACGGTCTTCGACCCGGCCTGCGGGACGGGCGGCTTCCTCCGGGAGACGCTTCGCCACCGGCTGGTCAGTTGGCAGGTCGCCGAGGACACCGCCAACCGGTCCAAGACGCCTCAGCAGCTCGCCGCCTATCGCAGCCGGCTCCGCGGCTACGCCGAGAAATACCTCTTCGGGGCGGACTTCGACCCTTCTCTGGTGCGCGCCACCAACCTCAACGTCATGCTGCTCACCGGCGGACCGGGCAACATCTACCACATGGACTCGCTCGCCTTCCCGGTCGGGCATTTGGACGGGCTCGCCGAGGCGCGCAGTCGCATCCCACTCAACAGCATCGACGTGTTGATGACCAACCCGCCCTTCGGCACTGATATCAAGATCGTCGATGGCGACGTCCTGAATCACTACCGCGACGGGGTGGCGAAGTCGTGGTCCCGCAACAAGGAGACGGGCCAGCTCAACGCCGCAGACCGGGACGCGGCTCCGCCGATGGCCCCCGAGCAGCTCTTCATCCAACGCGCGGTCGAGTGGGTCAAGCCCGGGGGGCGGATCGGTATCGTCCTCCCGAATGGCATCCTGTCGAATCCCGGCCCGGCGGACGAGGCGATCCGGCGGTGGATCCTGGCGAACTGCTGGGTGCTGGCCAGCGTCGAGCTGCCGGTCGAGACGTTCATCGTCGAGGCGAACGTCAATATTCTGACCACCCTGCTCTTCCTCAAGAAGAAAACGGCGGAGGAAAGGATGGATCAGACTCTCGGGGTGCAGCAGGATTACCCGGTCTTCATGGCGGTAGCCGAGAAGGTGGGCGTCGACCGTCGCGGCAACGAGGTCTACGAGCGAAAGCCGAACGGCGACATCATCTACACGACGTACGTCGAGACCGAGGAGGTGCTGAATCCCGACGGCCGCACCGAGACCCGGGTGATCCAGCGACGACAGAAGGTCATCGACAACGACCTGCCGAAGATCGCTGAGGCGTACCA
This region includes:
- the mads2 gene encoding methylation-associated defense system DNA methyltransferase MAD2, whose product is MGQAAVGSGDQQVPIADDQLPEDVIIDLITGDAVKETEKEKVRQELIRGLWREYRIPLADMARDFPVPTLTEEGRRRIRRADIAIFRPGTAHTADNVQRVVICKPRPKNGKVTKIRTHEQARRDLEELEVLMGYDLALQIEYGMWANGVDYFFLHKKQERFGVTYHPMTSWPLVNDSLAGPNSLISAAKLRRGEAGMLKTAFRRCHNYIHGNEGMSKDAAFWQFLYLLFAKVHDEQVSKGDPNARRFYALPEEPYDDEGRRKIRRRVLDLFAEVKQEYPDFTARDEITLSDRALAFIVSELGAYDLDDTEIDVKGLAYQELVGTNLRGDRGQYFTPRGAVQLMVDILDPQADETVFDPACGTGGFLRETLRHRLVSWQVAEDTANRSKTPQQLAAYRSRLRGYAEKYLFGADFDPSLVRATNLNVMLLTGGPGNIYHMDSLAFPVGHLDGLAEARSRIPLNSIDVLMTNPPFGTDIKIVDGDVLNHYRDGVAKSWSRNKETGQLNAADRDAAPPMAPEQLFIQRAVEWVKPGGRIGIVLPNGILSNPGPADEAIRRWILANCWVLASVELPVETFIVEANVNILTTLLFLKKKTAEERMDQTLGVQQDYPVFMAVAEKVGVDRRGNEVYERKPNGDIIYTTYVETEEVLNPDGRTETRVIQRRQKVIDNDLPKIAEAYHAFRRHHPEPGKPR